The following proteins are co-located in the Schistocerca cancellata isolate TAMUIC-IGC-003103 unplaced genomic scaffold, iqSchCanc2.1 HiC_scaffold_1149, whole genome shotgun sequence genome:
- the LOC126159896 gene encoding ice-structuring glycoprotein-like, giving the protein MECCLRTECCLRKECCLRKECCLRKECCLCKECCLCKECCLRKEFCFRKECCLRKECCLHKECCLPKNAAFARSAAFSLSAALARSAAFARSAAFAQSAAFAQSAAFTRSAAFARSAAFARSAAFARSAVVAQSAAYAQSTGSAAFASSAAFASSASFASSAAFASSAAFARSAAFARCAAFAGSAAIARGGAYAHSADVGRSAAFTRSAAFAQSAASPGIAASAKSAAFARSAAFARSAAFALCAAFAQTAAFARSAAFARSGAFAKSAAFARSAVVAQSAAYARSTGSHRVQPSHRVLLSQGCYLRRECCLRKECCFCMECCFRRECCLRKECCLRKECCLRKECCFARSAAFARSDAFTKSAAFAGNAAFARSAAFAMSAAFARTAAFANSAAFARSAAFASSAAFASSAAFARSAAFARCAAFAGSAAIARGGAYTHSADVARSATYTRSAAFAQSAAFAGIAASTGIAASTKSAAFARSAAFARSAAFARNAPSKGCCLHKECCIQCCLRKACCLRKECSFARSAAFARRAAFARSAAFAWSAAIAASAAFPESAAFARSAAFAQSADIARSGAYALRAAFAQSDAFARSAAFARSAAFARSAAFARSAAFARSAAFSAAFALSAAFTRSAAFARSAAFASSAAFASSAAFARSAAFARSAAFARSAAFPRSAAFAGSTAFARGCAFTRSAAFARSAAFAHSAAFKRSAAFAQSAAFARSAAFAGSAAFARSVSFASSAAFARSAAFATSAAFATNAAFAQSAAFARSAAFAQSAAFARSAAFPRCAAFAQTAAFAGSAAFAKSGAFAKIAAFARSAVVAQSAAFARSTGSHRVQPSHRVLPSQGVLASQGVLPLHGVLPSQGMLPSQRVLPSQRVLPSQGVLPSQGVLLR; this is encoded by the exons atggagtgctgccttcgcacagagtgctgccttcgcaaggagtgctgccttcgcaaggagtgctgccttcgcaaggagtgctgcctttgcaaggagtgctgcctttgcaaggagtgctgccttcgcaaggagttctgctttcgcaaggagtgctgccttcgcaaggagtgctgccttcacaaggagtgctgccttcctaagaatgctgcctttgcacggagtgctgccttttcaCTTAGTGCGGCgctcgcacgtagtgctgccttcgcacggagtgctgcctttgcacagagtgctgcctttgcccagagtgctgccttcacaaggagtgctgccttcgcaaggagtgctgccttcgcaaggagtgctgccttcgcaaggagtgctgtcgtaGCACAGAGTGCTGCCTACGCACAGAGTACTGGA agtgctgccttcgcaagcagtgctgccttcgcaagcagtgcttcCTTCGCAAGCAGTGcggccttcgcaagcagtgctgccttcgcaaggagtgctgccttcgctaggtgtgctgccttcgcaggcagtgctgccatcgcaaggggtggtgcctacgcacatAGTGCTGACgttggaaggagtgctgccttcacacggagtgcagccttcgcacagagtgctgcctccccAGGAATTGCTGCctccgcaaagagtgctgcctttgcaaggagtgctgccttcgcaaggagtgctgccttcgccctgtgtgctgcctttgcacagactgctgccttcgcaaggagtgctgccttcgcaaggagtggtgccttcgcaaagagtgctgccttcgcaaggagtgctgtcgtaGCACAGAGTGCTGCCTACGCACGGAGTACTGGttcacacagagtgcagccttcgcacagagtgctgctttcgcaggggtgctaccttcgcagggagtgctgccttcgcaaggagtgctgcttttgcatggagtgctgctttcgcagggagtgctgccttcgcaaagagtgctgccttcgcaaggagtgctgccttcgcaaggagtgctgcttcgctaggagtgctgcctttgcacggagtgatgccttcacaaagagtgctgcctttgcagggaatgctgcattcgcaaggagtgctgccttcgcaatgagtgctgccttcgcaaggactgctgccttcgcaaatagtgctgccttcgcaaggagtgctgccttcgcaagcagtgctgccttcgcaagcagtgctgccttcgcaaggagtgctgccttcgctaggtgtgctgcctttgcagggagtgctgccatcgcaaggggtggtgcctacacACATAGTGCTGacgtcgcaaggagtgctacctacacacggagtgcagccttcgcacagagtgctgccttcgcaggaatTGCTGCCTCCACAGGAATTGCTGCCTccacaaagagtgctgccttcgcaaggagtgctgccttcgctaggagtgctgccttcgctaggaatgctcCTTCGAAAggatgctgccttcacaaggaatgctgcattc agtgctgccttcgcaaggcgtgctgccttcgcaaggagtgctccttcgctaggagtgctgccttcgcaaggagggctgccttcgcacggagcgctgccttcgcatggagtgctgccattgcagcgagtgctgccttcccagagagtgctgcctttgcacggagtgctgccttcgcacagagtgctgacatcgcaaggagtggtgcctacgcattgagagctgccttcgcacagagtgatgccttcgcaaggagtgctgccttcgcaaggagtgctgcctttgcaaggagtgctgcctttgcaaggagtgctgccttcgcaaggagtgctgccttc agtgctgcctttgcactgagtgctgccttcacaaggagtgctgccttcgcaaggagtgctgccttcgcaagcagtgctgccttcgcaagcagtgctgccttcgcaaggagtgctgcctttgcaaggagtgctgcctttgcaaggagtgctgccttccctaggagtgctgccttcgcagggagtactgcctttgctagGGGttgtgccttcacacggagtgctgccttcgctaggagtgccgccttcgcacatagtgctgccttcaaacggagtgctgcctttgcacagagtgctgccttcgctaggagtgctgcctttgctgggagtgctgccttcgcacggagtgtttCCTTCgctagtagtgctgccttcgcacggagtgctgcgttcgctacgagtgctgccttcgctacgaATGCTGCCTTcgcgcagagtgctgccttcgcacggagtgctgcctttgcacagagtgctgccttcgcaaggagtgctgccttcccacggtgtgctgcctttgcacagactgctgccttcgcagggagtgctgccttcgcaaagagcgGTGCCTTCGCaaagattgctgccttcgcaaggagtgctgtcgtagcacagagtgctgccttcgcacggagtactggttcacacagagtgcagccttcgcacagagtgctaccttcgcagggagtgctggcttcgcaaggagtgctgcctttgcatggagtgctgccttcgcagggaatgctgccttcgcaaagagtgctgccttcgcaaagagtgctgccttcgcaaggagtgctgccttcgcaaggagtgctgcttcgcTAG
- the LOC126159897 gene encoding uncharacterized protein LOC126159897: protein MECCLRTESCLRKECCLRKEFCLRKECCLCKECCLCKECCLCKECCLCKECCLRNECCLRKECCLHKDCCLPKNAAFARSAAFALSAALARSAAFARSAAFAQSAAFAQSAAFAQSAAFTRSAAFARSAAFASSAALASSAAFARSAAFARSAASARSAAFPRSAAFAGSTAFARVCAFTRSAAFARSAAFAHSAAFKRSAAFAQSAAFARSAAFAGSAAFARSVYFASSAAFARSAAFPTSAAFATNAAFAQSAAFARGAAFAHSAAFARSAAIARCAAFAQTAAFAGSAAFARSGAFAKIAAFARSAVVAQSAAFARSTGSHRVQPSHRVLPAQGVLPSEGVLPLHGVLPSQGVLPSQRVLPLQGVLLR, encoded by the coding sequence atggagtgctgccttcgcacagaaagctgccttcgcaaagagtgctgccttcgcaaggagttctgccttcgcaaggagtgctgcctttgcaaggagtgctgcctttgcaaggagtgctgcctttgcaaggagtgctgcctttgcaaggagtgctgccttcgcaacgagtgctgccttcgcaaggagtgctgccttcacaaggattgctgccttcctaagaatgctgcctttgcacggagtgctgcctttgcacttaGTGCGGccctcgcacgtagtgctgccttcgcacggagtgctgcctttgcacagagtgctgcctttgcacagagtgctgcctttgcacagagtgctgccttcacaaggagtgctgccttcgcaaggagtgctgccttcgcaagcagtgctgccttggcaagcagtgctgccttcgcaaggagtgctgcctttgcaaggagtgctgcctccgcaaggagtgctgccttccctaggagtgctgccttcgcagggagtactgcctttgctagGGTttgtgccttcacacggagtgctgccttcgctaggagtgccgccttcgcacatagtgctgccttcaaacggagtgctgcctttgcacagagtgctgccttcgctaggagtgctgcctttgctgggagtgctgccttcgcacggagtgtttACTTCgctagtagtgctgccttcgcacggagtgctgcgttCCCTACGAGTGCTGCATTCGCTAcgaatgctgccttcgcacagagtgctgccttcgcacggggtgctgcctttgcacatagtgctgcctttgcaaggagtgctgccatcgcacggtgtgctgcctttgcacagactgctgccttcgcagggagtgctgccttcgcaaggagcggtGCCTTCGCaaagattgctgccttcgcaaggagtgctgttgtagcacagagtgctgccttcgcacggagtactggttcacacagagtgcagccttcgcacagagtgctaccagcgcagggagtgctgccttcggaaggagtgctgcctttgcatggagtgctgccttcgcagggagtgctgccttcgcaaagagtgctgcctttgcaaggagtgctgcttcgcTAG